In Candidatus Neomarinimicrobiota bacterium, one DNA window encodes the following:
- a CDS encoding CPBP family intramembrane metalloprotease, producing the protein MKNSLSYWSLSSSPYYSFIFVLPFFAIYEVMVLFLSRDEMVTLRNGADVLLRQFLAMFGDWGFYILSISFIVIFLVVFLLQKKNWHITVVKSDYLLCMLAEGIFWGFMLYLLMRYVPALLMFPSGKDLIRQVVLAIGAGLYEEFVFRVVAITAVSQLFKLIFMWKKNWRLVMSVITCAALFSGFHFVGPYGDMFDVSVFLYRLFAGTLLGSLYVVRGFGIVAYTHMIYDFVVIFGLTVTVP; encoded by the coding sequence ATGAAAAATAGCCTCTCTTACTGGTCGCTATCGAGCTCTCCATACTATAGTTTCATTTTTGTTCTGCCTTTCTTCGCCATTTATGAGGTAATGGTACTGTTCTTGAGTCGGGATGAAATGGTGACCCTACGTAACGGTGCCGATGTACTTCTGAGGCAGTTTCTGGCCATGTTCGGCGACTGGGGATTCTATATATTGAGCATTTCTTTCATTGTCATTTTTCTTGTTGTATTCCTCCTCCAGAAAAAAAATTGGCATATCACAGTGGTGAAAAGCGACTATCTCCTCTGCATGCTGGCTGAGGGAATATTCTGGGGATTTATGCTCTACCTGCTCATGCGGTATGTACCGGCACTCTTAATGTTCCCATCAGGGAAAGACCTTATACGGCAGGTGGTACTAGCCATCGGTGCCGGGCTCTATGAAGAATTCGTTTTCCGCGTCGTAGCCATCACAGCCGTATCGCAGCTTTTTAAACTCATATTCATGTGGAAGAAGAATTGGCGGCTAGTCATGTCTGTTATCACCTGCGCCGCCCTCTTTTCAGGGTTTCATTTTGTCGGTCCCTACGGTGATATGTTCGATGTTTCGGTCTTTCTATACCGTCTTTTCGCCGGAACCTTGCTCGGCTCACTATATGTTGTGAGAGGTTTCGGAATTGTTGCATACACCCATATGATTTATGACTTCGTCGTCATATTCGGTTTGACGGTCACAGTGCCATAA
- the lepA gene encoding elongation factor 4, with product MKSNYIRNFCIIAHIDHGKSTLADRFLEMTNTLSRRDMKDQVLDDMELERERGITIKSHPIQIHYHNSDSQEYIFNLIDTPGHVDFSYEVSRSLAACEGAILLVDAAQGVEAQTVSHANSAMENNLELIPVLNKIDLPTSRPDEVKQQLMDLIGCSEDEILNVSAKTGENVGDLFTAIVDRIPPPAEAEGNAPRALIFDSNFDSYRGAIPYIRMFSGVIEPGMTAQFMSTGKLREITEVGHFVLKRVPAKKLKAGDVGYIVAGLKEIKELQVGDTITTKENPADKALPGYQKMKSMIFSGLFPIVSDDYERLRDSIEKLQLNDASLAYEPETSTALGYGFRCGFLGMLHMDIVRERLEREFDLSLITTVPNVKYEILKNNGDIIEIDNPTKLPTPGEVEEIHEPYVAAEIISPSEYMGGLMKLCQNKRGTFVNTHYFSEQRVQLKYELPLSEIVFDFYDKLKSVSRGYASFDYEHIGFRPGPLKKLDILISGDTVDALSIITDRDSAYSKGRELCKSLKEVIPRQMFEVVIQAAIGSKIIARETVRPFKKNVTAKCYGGDITRKRKLWAKQKEGKKRMKQIGKVEVPQEAFLALFKVDQGK from the coding sequence CATGGCAAGTCAACACTGGCAGACCGCTTTCTGGAAATGACAAACACGCTCTCGAGGCGGGACATGAAAGATCAGGTCTTAGATGACATGGAGTTGGAGAGGGAGCGGGGCATTACCATCAAAAGCCATCCCATTCAAATACATTACCATAATTCGGACAGCCAGGAATATATATTTAATCTCATTGACACACCGGGGCATGTCGATTTCTCCTACGAAGTTTCCCGCTCATTGGCGGCCTGCGAAGGAGCAATTCTGCTAGTGGACGCGGCCCAGGGTGTGGAGGCGCAAACAGTGAGTCACGCTAACAGTGCCATGGAAAATAATCTGGAGCTTATCCCTGTTTTGAATAAAATAGATCTCCCAACATCTAGGCCTGACGAGGTGAAACAGCAACTAATGGATCTCATCGGTTGTTCTGAAGATGAGATTCTCAATGTTAGTGCCAAGACCGGCGAAAATGTGGGTGATCTCTTTACAGCTATTGTTGATAGAATTCCACCGCCTGCTGAAGCCGAAGGAAACGCACCGCGGGCCCTCATTTTTGATTCAAATTTTGATTCCTACCGTGGCGCAATTCCCTATATACGCATGTTTAGTGGTGTTATTGAACCGGGGATGACTGCCCAGTTCATGTCCACAGGAAAACTGAGGGAGATCACTGAGGTGGGTCACTTTGTGCTGAAACGGGTCCCAGCCAAGAAGCTAAAGGCAGGAGACGTTGGTTACATCGTGGCTGGTTTGAAAGAAATTAAGGAATTGCAAGTCGGGGATACCATCACTACCAAAGAGAATCCTGCTGATAAGGCGTTGCCTGGTTACCAGAAAATGAAGTCGATGATATTTTCCGGGCTCTTCCCAATAGTCAGTGACGATTATGAACGGCTTCGTGACTCCATTGAAAAACTTCAACTCAATGACGCTTCACTGGCCTATGAGCCCGAAACATCCACGGCACTGGGGTACGGCTTCCGGTGCGGTTTCCTGGGGATGCTCCACATGGACATTGTTCGGGAGCGGTTGGAACGGGAGTTCGATCTCAGTCTCATTACTACCGTGCCCAATGTGAAGTATGAAATTCTTAAAAACAATGGTGATATTATCGAAATTGACAATCCCACAAAACTTCCGACACCAGGTGAAGTAGAGGAGATCCATGAACCGTATGTGGCGGCGGAGATCATTTCTCCGTCCGAATACATGGGTGGCCTTATGAAGCTTTGCCAGAATAAGCGGGGAACATTTGTGAACACTCATTATTTCTCCGAGCAGCGTGTGCAACTGAAGTATGAACTTCCCCTGTCGGAAATCGTCTTCGATTTCTACGATAAACTAAAATCGGTTTCCCGGGGATATGCTTCGTTCGACTATGAACATATTGGCTTCCGGCCGGGACCTCTGAAGAAACTGGATATTCTCATCAGCGGCGATACGGTGGATGCGCTCTCCATAATTACTGATCGTGATTCAGCTTACAGCAAGGGAAGAGAGTTGTGTAAGAGTTTGAAAGAGGTTATACCCAGACAGATGTTCGAAGTGGTAATTCAGGCGGCCATCGGTTCAAAGATCATTGCCCGAGAGACTGTACGGCCTTTCAAGAAAAATGTGACAGCCAAGTGTTATGGAGGTGATATTACCCGAAAGAGGAAGCTGTGGGCCAAACAGAAGGAGGGTAAGAAGCGGATGAAGCAGATCGGTAAGGTGGAGGTTCCTCAGGAGGCGTTTCTTGCTCTGTTCAAGGTTGACCAGGGAAAGTGA